A single genomic interval of Corylus avellana chromosome ca10, CavTom2PMs-1.0 harbors:
- the LOC132164232 gene encoding protein NRT1/ PTR FAMILY 7.1 isoform X2, giving the protein MGSLSFTNEGKVREENISIGDAAVTKTCNKNGQLLTSTPRSKDCLTKKGTGGWKYTSILLANQGLATLAFFGVGVNLVLFLTRVLGQENAIAANNVSKWTGTVYLFSLVGAFLSDSYWGRFLTCAVFQIIFVVGLGLLSLTSWLFLIKPTGCGDGEMACMPTSSIGVAIFYLSIYLVAFGYGGHQPTLATFGADQFDAANPKEKGSKVAFFAYFYFALNVGSLFSNTVLVYYEDTGRWTLGFLASFGSAIIALLSFLIGTPGYRYVKPCGNPLPRVAQVFVATAKKWHVAPAHPEDLYEVEGLESAIKGSRKILHSSEFEFLDKAATITSSDLYGPKHPWRLCTVTQVEEAKCVLKMLPIWACTIIYSVIFTQMASLFVEQGDVMNTKIGNFHLPAASMSAFDICSVLICTGIYRQILVPLAGKLSGNPKGLSELQRMGIGLIIGMLAMLAAGATEIMRLKHVMPGEKSSSLSISWQIPQYVLVGASEVFMYIGQLEFFNGQAPDGIKSFGSSLCMASISLGNYVSSLLVNMVMGITARGNNPGWIPDNLNTGHIDRFFFLIAVLTAFDFVIYLFCANWYTGINHDDSEKESTDQKQGQEGLVSRV; this is encoded by the exons ATGGGTTCTCTCAGCTTCACCAACGAAGGAAAG GTCAGAGAAGAAAACATTAGCATTGGAGATGCAGCTGTGACCAAAACCTGCAATAAGAATGGACAGTTGCTGACCAGTACTCCTAGAAGCAAGGACTGCCTTACTAAAAAGGGCACAGGAGGGTGGAAATATACAAGCATCTTGTTAG CAAATCAAGGCCTTGCAACACTAGCTTTCTTTGGCGTTGGTGTGAACTTGGTTTTGTTCTTGACTAGAGTTCTTGGTCAAGAAAATGCAATTGCTGCCAATAATGTTAGCAAGTGGACTGGAACTGTCTATTTGTTCTCTCTGGTTGGAGCTTTCCTCAGCGATTCATACTGGGGCCGTTTCTTAACCTGTGCAGTCTTTCAGATCATTTTTGTAGTg GGTTTGGGGCTATTATCGCTCACGTCATGGCTATTCTTGATCAAACCAACGGGCTGTGGTGATGGGGAAATGGCTTGCATGCCCACATCCTCAATTGGCGTGGCCATTTTTTACCTATCCATCTATTTAGTAGCCTTTGGATATGGCGGGCACCAACCAACTCTTGCCACGTTTGGAGCAGACCAATTTGATGCGGCAAACCCAAAGGAAAAGGGATCGAAAGTGGCTTTCTTTGCCTACTTTTACTTTGCACTCAACGTAGGCTCTCTTTTCTCCAACACCGTTTTGGTGTACTACGAGGACACCGGAAGATGGACACTTGGGTTTCTGGCGTCCTTTGGTTCTGCAATTATTGCCTTGCTGTCGTTTCTGATAGGGACTCCTGGATACCGCTACGTAAAACCATGTGGCAACCCTCTCCCACGTGTTGCTCAGGTATTTGTCGCCACCGCTAAGAAATGGCACGTTGCTCCAGCCCACCCGGAAGACCTCTATGAAGTGGAAGGATTAGAATCTGCCATTAAAGGGAGCAGGAAGATTCTTCATAGCAGCGAGTTTGA ATTTTTGGACAAGGCAGCAACAATAACATCAAGTGATCTGTATGGCCCAAAACATCCATGGAGGCTTTGCACTGTGACTCAAGTGGAAGAAGCCAAGTGTGTTCTTAAAATGTTACCTATTTGGGCATGTACTATAATCTACTCAGTCATCTTCACACAAATGGCTTCTCTCTTTGTAGAGCAAGGGGATGTGATGAATACCAAGATCGGAAACTTCCACCTCCCAGCTGCCAGCATGTCTGCCTTCGATATTTGCAGTGTCCTTATTTGCACTGGAATTTATCGCCAGATTCTGGTCCCCCTTGCCGGAAAACTAAGCGGAAATCCCAAGGGATTATCTGAGCTTCAAAGAATGGGCATCGGGCTCATTATTGGAATGCTAGCAATGCTTGCAGCCGGCGCCACTGAGATTATGAGGCTCAAACATGTCATGCCTGGTGAGAAGAGTAGCTCCTTGAGCATATCTTGGCAAATTCCTCAGTATGTTCTTGTTGGAGCTTCGGAAGTTTTTATGTATATTGGTCAACTGGAGTTCTTTAATGGGCAAGCCCCAGATGGTATTAAAAGCTTCGGGAGCTCCCTTTGCATGGCTTCGATTTCTCTTGGAAACTACGTTAGTAGCTTGCTTGTTAACATGGTAATGGGGATCACTGCTAGAGGCAATAATCCTGGTTGGATCCCGGATAACTTGAACACAGGCCACATTGACAGGTTTTTCTTCCTGATTGCAGTGTTGACGGCTTTTGACTTTGTGATTTACTTGTTTTGTGCCAACTGGTACACGGGCATCAACCATGATGACAGCGAGAAAGAAAGCACGGATCAGAAGCAAGGGCAAGAAGGATTGGTCAGCAGagtctag
- the LOC132163702 gene encoding AP2/ERF and B3 domain-containing transcription factor At1g50680-like, with protein sequence MEEDALSMISYAKMNVTTETSDSNNTRYTLQANNKRTKHDNLNPPSIAKFKGVVPQVNGHWGAQIYANHQRIWLGTFKSEKEAAMAYDSAAIKLRSGDSHRNFPWTDQTAQEPNFQNNYTTEAVLNMIRDGSYPSKFSAFLRTQLSQTNETGINLKQTRVMHGDEHFSCSQLFQKELTPSDVGKLNRLVIPKKYAVRYFPCICESVEDINGGGGGRNGVDDIELVFYDKLMKSWKFRYCYWRSSQSFVFTRGWNRFVKEKKLKANDIITFYTCERAEKAKEGENFCLIDVIYNGGEGKNCLVEGISDHVQLELGLNLGKKFGYKVDDENQDDDQEEKVLSTGLDRPHNVDEKGFRLFGVRIN encoded by the coding sequence ATGGAAGAGGATGCTTTGAGCATGATTTCATATGCCAAAATGAACGTGACCACAGAAACCTCAGATTCAAACAACACACGTTACACTTTGCAGGCAAACAACAAGCGCACGAAACACGACAACCTTAATCCCCCCTCCATAGCAAAATTCAAAGGAGTTGTTCCTCAGGTGAATGGACATTGGGGTGCACAGATATATGCCAACCACCAGAGAATCTGGCTGGGGACTTTTAAGTCTGAAAAGGAAGCAGCCATGGCTTATGACAGCGCTGCAATCAAGCTCCGGAGTGGCGATTCACATAGAAATTTCCCGTGGACCGACCAGACAGCTCAGGAGCCTAATTTCCAAAACAATTACACAACAGAAGCAGTGCTAAACATGATAAGGGATGGCTCGTATCCATCAAAATTTTCTGCTTTTCTTCGAACCCAATTATCTCAAACAAACGAAACTGGAATCAATCTCAAGCAAACAAGGGTTATGCATGGAGACGAACATTTTTCATGCAGCCAACTTTTTCAAAAAGAACTAACACCAAGCGATGTGGGAAAGCTTAATAGGCTTGTCATTCCAAAGAAATATGCTGTCAGGTACTTTCCCTGCATTTGTGAAAGTGTGGAAGATATTAATGGCGGCGGTGGTGGCAGAAATGGGGTTGATGACATTGAATTAGTGTTCTATGACAAGCTAATGAAGTCATGGAAATTCCGATATTGCTATTGGAGGAGTAGCCAAAGCTTTGTGTTCACAAGGGGTTGGAACCGGTTCGTTAAGGAAAAAAAGTTAAAGGCAAATGATATAATCACATTTTATACATGTGAGCGTGCTGAAAAGGCAAAAGAgggtgaaaatttttgtttaattgatGTAATTTACAATGGGGGAGAGGGAAAGAATTGTTTGGTTGAGGGGATAAGTGATCATGTGCAGTTGGAATTAGGATTAAATTTGGGGAAAAAATTTGGCTACAAAGTAGATGATGAAAATCAGGATGATGATCAGGAAGAGAAGGTATTGAGTACTGGACTTGATAGGCCACATAATGTGGATGAAAAAGGTTTTAGGCTCTTTGGTGTACGTATCAACTAA
- the LOC132164232 gene encoding protein NRT1/ PTR FAMILY 7.1 isoform X1, with translation MGSLSFTNEGKQVREENISIGDAAVTKTCNKNGQLLTSTPRSKDCLTKKGTGGWKYTSILLANQGLATLAFFGVGVNLVLFLTRVLGQENAIAANNVSKWTGTVYLFSLVGAFLSDSYWGRFLTCAVFQIIFVVGLGLLSLTSWLFLIKPTGCGDGEMACMPTSSIGVAIFYLSIYLVAFGYGGHQPTLATFGADQFDAANPKEKGSKVAFFAYFYFALNVGSLFSNTVLVYYEDTGRWTLGFLASFGSAIIALLSFLIGTPGYRYVKPCGNPLPRVAQVFVATAKKWHVAPAHPEDLYEVEGLESAIKGSRKILHSSEFEFLDKAATITSSDLYGPKHPWRLCTVTQVEEAKCVLKMLPIWACTIIYSVIFTQMASLFVEQGDVMNTKIGNFHLPAASMSAFDICSVLICTGIYRQILVPLAGKLSGNPKGLSELQRMGIGLIIGMLAMLAAGATEIMRLKHVMPGEKSSSLSISWQIPQYVLVGASEVFMYIGQLEFFNGQAPDGIKSFGSSLCMASISLGNYVSSLLVNMVMGITARGNNPGWIPDNLNTGHIDRFFFLIAVLTAFDFVIYLFCANWYTGINHDDSEKESTDQKQGQEGLVSRV, from the exons ATGGGTTCTCTCAGCTTCACCAACGAAGGAAAG CAGGTCAGAGAAGAAAACATTAGCATTGGAGATGCAGCTGTGACCAAAACCTGCAATAAGAATGGACAGTTGCTGACCAGTACTCCTAGAAGCAAGGACTGCCTTACTAAAAAGGGCACAGGAGGGTGGAAATATACAAGCATCTTGTTAG CAAATCAAGGCCTTGCAACACTAGCTTTCTTTGGCGTTGGTGTGAACTTGGTTTTGTTCTTGACTAGAGTTCTTGGTCAAGAAAATGCAATTGCTGCCAATAATGTTAGCAAGTGGACTGGAACTGTCTATTTGTTCTCTCTGGTTGGAGCTTTCCTCAGCGATTCATACTGGGGCCGTTTCTTAACCTGTGCAGTCTTTCAGATCATTTTTGTAGTg GGTTTGGGGCTATTATCGCTCACGTCATGGCTATTCTTGATCAAACCAACGGGCTGTGGTGATGGGGAAATGGCTTGCATGCCCACATCCTCAATTGGCGTGGCCATTTTTTACCTATCCATCTATTTAGTAGCCTTTGGATATGGCGGGCACCAACCAACTCTTGCCACGTTTGGAGCAGACCAATTTGATGCGGCAAACCCAAAGGAAAAGGGATCGAAAGTGGCTTTCTTTGCCTACTTTTACTTTGCACTCAACGTAGGCTCTCTTTTCTCCAACACCGTTTTGGTGTACTACGAGGACACCGGAAGATGGACACTTGGGTTTCTGGCGTCCTTTGGTTCTGCAATTATTGCCTTGCTGTCGTTTCTGATAGGGACTCCTGGATACCGCTACGTAAAACCATGTGGCAACCCTCTCCCACGTGTTGCTCAGGTATTTGTCGCCACCGCTAAGAAATGGCACGTTGCTCCAGCCCACCCGGAAGACCTCTATGAAGTGGAAGGATTAGAATCTGCCATTAAAGGGAGCAGGAAGATTCTTCATAGCAGCGAGTTTGA ATTTTTGGACAAGGCAGCAACAATAACATCAAGTGATCTGTATGGCCCAAAACATCCATGGAGGCTTTGCACTGTGACTCAAGTGGAAGAAGCCAAGTGTGTTCTTAAAATGTTACCTATTTGGGCATGTACTATAATCTACTCAGTCATCTTCACACAAATGGCTTCTCTCTTTGTAGAGCAAGGGGATGTGATGAATACCAAGATCGGAAACTTCCACCTCCCAGCTGCCAGCATGTCTGCCTTCGATATTTGCAGTGTCCTTATTTGCACTGGAATTTATCGCCAGATTCTGGTCCCCCTTGCCGGAAAACTAAGCGGAAATCCCAAGGGATTATCTGAGCTTCAAAGAATGGGCATCGGGCTCATTATTGGAATGCTAGCAATGCTTGCAGCCGGCGCCACTGAGATTATGAGGCTCAAACATGTCATGCCTGGTGAGAAGAGTAGCTCCTTGAGCATATCTTGGCAAATTCCTCAGTATGTTCTTGTTGGAGCTTCGGAAGTTTTTATGTATATTGGTCAACTGGAGTTCTTTAATGGGCAAGCCCCAGATGGTATTAAAAGCTTCGGGAGCTCCCTTTGCATGGCTTCGATTTCTCTTGGAAACTACGTTAGTAGCTTGCTTGTTAACATGGTAATGGGGATCACTGCTAGAGGCAATAATCCTGGTTGGATCCCGGATAACTTGAACACAGGCCACATTGACAGGTTTTTCTTCCTGATTGCAGTGTTGACGGCTTTTGACTTTGTGATTTACTTGTTTTGTGCCAACTGGTACACGGGCATCAACCATGATGACAGCGAGAAAGAAAGCACGGATCAGAAGCAAGGGCAAGAAGGATTGGTCAGCAGagtctag